The following DNA comes from Ooceraea biroi isolate clonal line C1 chromosome 11, Obir_v5.4, whole genome shotgun sequence.
ATTTAATGTCTGGGGTTTTATCGTATCCGCGTAATCGTAAATGTTCTTCGTTCCGGAACGCGATGTTCCTTTGCGTCAGGTAATTTTGAAGCTTCATTTCATACTCGTGTCCTATAgaactgaaaaataaattattaatcaataaattatcgtaaaaatattgtgAAGAGTACTTACATTCCGATCGCATCAGCTATTGGTCCATACAAATCGTCGTATAATATACActgtaaaaacaaattaagtCACGAGTTTAGTTAAAAATTCTAATCGGGACGAGGATACACATAACTTGATCTTCGAGCAATCTTTGAAGCAGTATATAATTCTCGTaaattaattaccaaataaatttcatatgcAAGATCTCTGTTTTCAATCAGTGTAGTATCCTTGAACAGCTTTGCGACTACATTTTTTGagactgaaataattttatgtgataTTACATGATTCGATCTTTGTAAGAACAAAGTACTTgttaatttatcttattttgtcTGTCATTAAATGTTGACCATACCATTTGCATCCTTCAGGGTGCAGTACTTTTCCAAAACGTTACGTGCTAACAGAGCTGGGGAAGTATCTAGACTTTGTGCCATTCTCAACAAAATACCCATGTGTTCGCCTCTCTGTACTGCCTCTAAATAACTGCAATTAAGAAAAAACGTTTTTGCGAAGGAAAATGCAAATGATCATAATTtagacattaaaaatatattctttataaacAATAcacatctattatttataagaattttattagagccaactttatttaatttacctGTCATAATAACTTTTATTGTTCCCAAACAGTTTAGTATGATTGATTTTCATTTTCTGTTGTATTTCCAGAGATAGGATGCTGTAGAGTGTGTTTGGAGGAATGCTGTGGGAATAAGAGAGACGATTCCTGAGTTTTTTCAAGAGAGGAACAgcttttaattacaaaatctCTCTTAACTGACAAATTATTTACTTCGGCCTGTCATTTAGCTTTTTTTCATGAACAGAAAAAGGAAATTCTTACTCTTTGTACGATGTCTGCAGCATATTGACGCAATCCCGTGACAGACCCCGAAAATTGCGGATTGCCGCTATCACGTCGTTATAAACCTCgagtttcattatttatatgtacactGGTTACAAACTCGCTAAAACACTCGTAACGAATTGACATTTAATGCCATTATGTAACGTTTCATCAGATAGTGAACACATTCGGCTTTGGATGCGGTTCATTTAGCGCTGCAAATGTTTCAAATCATTTCCTAGCCTTTtgatagaaaatgttttgtaGCGCTAAGTGGACCGCACCCTTCATAATTCAATGACTCATAGCGCATAGGTTATGGAACATTCTGGAACAAATACTGAGTTAAATGTTAATCGTGTTAAATTGTGttttaagatataatttataattataattttagtgAACGTGAAGTgtggaaaatattaattttatattagaatTAGCATTATCATATCGAATACGATGAAGACAAGTGAAGCGACGCAGCTCACAGCATTCTTATAGAcgttgttttatatttttagttattttgttcatatggtatttcttttaatgtatCTTTTAAGTAGGAACATAAAGAAGAGTAAGCAAAATACTTTTGTGAGATACTTTTGTAACAACGGTTACCATAACCTCGTTCAAAAACAAAACCATGGTATTTTAGATTACGCATCGTGGCAAAGGGAACTGTTAtccttatattatatactttatacgAGGCACATCGTAGAACAGGAAAATGCCAGCGATTTTAGGTGGCGCACCTCCCCAACGCAACGAACAAATGTGGCAAGGATTAAAGGCGCATATCATGAGAGAGCGTCAACGAAAAAAGGAAGGTAACGTCAAGTTCATCTTTTGGTTGCGACATAAGAATTGTACGCTTAGACATATGTTTATGTAGACATTACTGCTTCAGTCTTTACAAGTAAGAAAAACTACGTACTTCTACCTTCTTTCAGAACAAGAAGCCGATGCGGAGGAGGAGCGTTTACGCAAGGAGAGAGAACGCCAACAGAAGCAAGACGTGATGACGCTGGGAGAAACGCGAGAACAGATCGCCACTCTGGAGAACGAACTCTGCCAATTAAAGGAAGAGAAGCACCAATTATTCTTGCAGTTGAAGAAAGTGTTGAATGAGGACGATAGAAGACGACAGCTTATAAAAGAAACCAGGTTAGCGTCGTGACTGCAACTCTGTAGCTCTTGAAGAAGCAGCATCTCGAGACAAGGTTTTCTTTTCCAGCGTTTGTTCCGAGGTTCTCGCAACAGTGGGGGGATACCCGGCGACGAGTCCGAGAGTGATGCATTCTCAATTGTTTTTACCAATGCAGCGAAGCAGCAGTCCTCTCTACAAAGTCGCGGTTGGCACACCTACGCACTTGATACCGAGTGTAAGCCCAAGCTTCTACCATCTCGATGTGTGTGCAGCTTGTTAGAAAACAGAGACTTCACTCGGTCTCGCGCTCCCGTCGTAAAATGGATTTCAATCTGTCGTACTTTCAGGGTACCATGAAAAGGTCTCACAGCCCGTCGCCGCCGCCCGCTGCGTCTCCATATCATAGCGCGTACGGCTACAAACCGCCGCCATCCATTCCGAATTACAATCCGCCACCTCCCAGTAAGTGTACAAAGTGCCACATATGCCTACAGACATGTGGCAACACGTGAGTACTCGTTTAGTGAGAATCTAGGAAACATTCTATTGAAACGGAAACGTCATGAAGACCAGTTTCTCGAGCAGTGAATTTTGATAGGATACGCAAGTCGTAAATGACATGACGTTGCTCATtggtattgtattttatatctataccgatatatacatatatatatatctatatgcaTGTGTACCTGTGTAGAATCCGAGGAAGCTGCTAGGAGGTCCGGTGATTCTCGAGCAGTCCTCTGGAACAGTGAGTGAATAAACTTGCCCTTTCGCGTCCACTCCTTGCTTCCTTCCTCAAGAGACACTAAAGAGCATTTCCCCGCTGCTTTCACATGAACGAACatgtcacacggatatacttatatatacttTCCCTTCTCCTTTTACCCGGCTTTCTTTACAGAGAACAATCAGTACTCCGCATCGAGCTTCTACTCGGCGCCTGCAGCCCAGAATGTCTACAGTTATTCCGCACCCGTGTCGCAACCATCCCGAGAACCCTCAGAGTCGGCTAAACCCGTTTATCTTTCTGGAGGCAGGGCACCATTGGCTACACACGCTGGTAACACGCACTGTTTGTTTCGTTCGAAAGTTTCTTGATGTCGATGATGGATGGTGAAGATTTCATGTACTCGTCTTGCTCACAACTTAAATTTTGCAGCGTATGTAACTAATTTGCATACAATGGAACACAAGGGCACTTACGGCGAGGATAAATTTTACTTACGACCGACGAATCACGTCACTGTTCACGGTGGAGCCATACCGATTCAACAACAACCTCAGGTTGCACTTAAAAGAGTCCATTATTCACTCAAATTTTCACGTTGCACTCgcatttgttaaaaattaatgtccCAGCGAAATGCTTCGAAAGATAAAGTCGTAACACTGGGTAATATTTCTCGTTACATTGAAATTGTTGGACGGACCGAAAAGTCCATGTTGATTTTGCTCGCAAAATacgttgtattaaaaattaatacaaagttttgcgtcgTCGAAAAGTCCGTGcgaatttttttttggcaGGATTCAAAACTTTGCGTTGATTCTTAATGCAGGGGTTTGCTGAATTGAATGTTGCTAAGGAAGTCGGCATAACCACCTCATTTTCATTGAAGTATCAACTCGTGCTGTATGTTTGAATTTCCATTCTATGTATGTGTTGTACGTAGGGTGCGAAAACTGGCGGAATTACTTCGGGTTACCCTGTACGTGCCCCGCAACCACCACCTGGTCCATacccgccgccaccaccgccctCTCCTGGCACTTACGTCAGCGGTGCAGGTGCCAATGTACCTGGCAGGCTATTGTACACGCAGCCTGGCGCTCGCTACCTCCAGCGAGAAATCTAAAATCGTTCTCTTGTTCAACGAAAGCTTTTGTCTTTAATCCGCTTTCACTTAATGCAAAGTTGCGCAAATCACGAGGGCGTTTTTCGTAATTACTTCAGGTAAATAGTTTACAATTATctatattcttaaaaattgaatgcatatatttttgcagCAACAGTTGTTTCATGTCATATGTTCAGGTTTAAAAGACACTAAAGTATGAAACTCGTGTTAATTTTCATGCAAATGACTAGTATTCACGGAACtcatgaaaaacattttattgctcAAACAATTCAGAATCAAATATAGAAAATGTGCCATTATtccttttaattgaaattaatcttttgttcgcgtttgcaaaattatgtttaaaaaatgaagaatttttatcatttcattatattgaacatcttaatattttttctgacttttgtcaaaatgtaaaatttaacataACACTTTAAACTGCTACATAAAATgtgctatataattataaatcattttaacTATTTACAGCACACATGGAGATGATTAACAATTATGACTTAATTGTTATGCATTAAGGACAACTGCTTCGATTTTATGAGAACGACAAGTACTTCAATTTTATGGTGACCGAGGAGTAAAATATACTCAGTATGAGTAACGGCGGATTAAAATCACAAATTATGCAATGTAATCTAATTCTGTAACTTGATAAAACACAAAGGGTTGAAGAGAAAGAGGTTGAAAGGGGatgagatatacatatacatctatatgtgtatataaaatgatttaaataataaaagtaagtaCTCTTTCTCTGTATAACGCTGTATATGTTTGAAATACATGTACCTACACTTATCTATATTCATATATCtgtaaattatttcgaaaacACAAAAGACATTGCCATTGGAagctaaaaatgaaaagaaacaaTGTTAATCTCAAAATTATTGCTCTGTCATTACGTAACTATGATAAATCtttggaaatataatattaatcatgttaTACATAATGTTGTGTATTACACTTATTTGACAAATAAACCTAGAGTCCAACAATAAAATAACTCGGATATCACGTGTTATTCCAGTGAGAAATAAACTTAAATATATctattcatataaaaaatataaaaaaatagtggtcattttatttatcaccTTATAGTCTCATTTTCAAGTCAATGAACTAATAAACTTAGAATTCAACAATAAGATAACTCAGGTATCACGTGTTACTCCAGTGAGGAATAAACTTAAATATATCTATTCATATAAATaggttattaataatatataaaaaatataaaaaaagtatggTCATTTTACTTATCGCGTTATAGTCTCATTTTGGCTATTATATTCTGTAGGTCCTCTCCAAAATCGCCAACCGTATCTATCATTTGCATCTTCGTCTGATGTTCTTTTGAACAGAGATGTATACGAAGGTTGATAATGCCACTTACTTCCGTCAGGCACAATTTACAATAAACTGCTTTGATACTCATCTCGTACGGATCTCTGCgaacaaacaaaaatataaaataatataatggctattattaatttttaatcaaatcaTTATCGTTTATTATGCTATTGAATAATTCAATATTGTACAGAGTAAAAGTATCTATTTCTATTTGatcaaatatcgataataatctGATGGAATACTTTACGATTAATCatacattttgaaattaatttatatgagGGAGAGAGCTGTTGgaaatactttattacatGTATTGTTTATGTGAGTTAGTAACGCGATTGTGTCTTCTTTAAAATGTATTCTAATAAATGCTAAAAAAAACATTGTATTTTCTGCACgcggttttattattttattagttaGTTAATTGACCAAGTTTCAACTGTAGAGTTCCgcgaaaaaaatgaagaaaataaaaatgcaaatatatttacttGTTAAATTCAAGTTCTAGAAACGTTGTaagaatacatatatacttacGAGTGTGCCAATATTTCTAATTCCAACACGTGATTGACAATCTCCTCGAGCTCCTTGTTTTCTTCGTTCAATTCCAGTGCTTTGTGTAATCCATATACTTTACTTTTTGCCGAGGTCTCTCGAGCAGGCTCGAGAAATAGAGATTCGTCATATAGATTCCATTTGTCAAAGTTACTGATTAAAACTGACTCCTGTGGCTTGCGGGTCTTATATATCACCTCTTTGAAGGCACCTTTGATTTGATTCTGACAATTTACAATCAAATTAGCTGTATTTTCATCATGCTCGTTCATCGACCCATATTCGAAGTTCATTGCGACGTTTATCCAATGGCGTAACTTGTTTATCTAGAAACGTAGTATAACTTGTATAACTCGTGTGCTATTAAATTCTATTAGTTgcttatgaaaaaaaaaaaacaggaatATAACGTTTTTAGACGTACCATTCGCAAATCATCCATTGTGATCTCGACATCAAATAAGACTTCCAAATCGTGTTCCTTGAATATGCTTTCCCCCGTGGAGTAATTGTATCCTAGCCCGCAATAAGCTCCCGCATAAGAAGTACCCAGAACATTGCGCCGTAACTCCATATACGGCGTGAAGATTAAAGCGATTAGTGACGCCAGGCCAGGCGTGTCGGGCAGAAGGGTCGTATTTCGCAAAGTCAACCGCTTCGTTTCGGGACTTTGATTGATAATTTGCGCCACTAACAGTCCTCCCCGTTTGCCCACGGAGGTCTCGAGTAGAACGGAATTCACTGACATGTTGTCGATAATTATTGCCTGGGATGATCCGGTAACCGGATGAATCAGCTGCATCTCCACGGGCGAGAAAGGACCTTGAAGGTACAATTTCGTTCGATAATCGCGGTGATCCGGTAACTCCGGATACGGCTTCTTGTCGTACATGTACCGTCTTTCTGGCGGTTCTCCCGGGCTAGGAGGTActtgacaatatatatttccgTCATTCTTCTCGAGTCCGAGTTCCTTCACCCGATGAATCGCCTCCGTTTCGTTCATCAAATCTATCACTATCGGAACCCCACACTGTCGCATCTTGATGCAACTCCGGACGAAGAAGGAGTCGTCCGGTGGACTATTCTTGTTCTCATATTCGATGTAAACGCGGGAAGATTGGTCGAAAGACACTGTTAGGTgttctttgtaatttttaatgttcaaGTGCCGTCCGAAGATTTCCTGGAACTTCCTGGCGTACAGCGATCCGGGTTGATTCACTGGCCACCCCCGTAGGATGATGGTGTTCATCGGATTGCGCAGGCAGAGCACCTTTTCAACGTCCTTCTTGCGTTGCTCGGGGTTATGCGGGAATTTGACGAAGTAGTTGGGATAAAAGGCACCGGCTATTACAACTTTAAGAACGAAGGTACGAGTGACCTGAAGACTCTCCCAAGTGTGCTTATTCGCGTCAATGTTCTCTCGAATGCCAAAGTGATTCAACTTGTACGTTATTTCCCTTATGAGAACGTCGATTTCGCGTAGCGACTTCACGCGGAGATTCTTCCGTCGCGACCACTCCTTTTCCTGTTGGTGGCTGTTTATGCGGCGACTTGCTTTCTCGTTCCGCCACACCTTGAACGCGTTCAAGCACGCTATACTGTCGCTGTCGGAATTGGCAGCCCAGTACAGCTTCTGTTGATAGATCGATTCTGATTCGTAAAATCCGATGTTGAATATTTCCCTCACGGACATACTAGCCGCGATAATGATTGCGTCCTGCAGAACGCCGAAAAGATGACCGAGAACGATCAACTTTGACATGTGTATGTCCAAGGGAAGGGAAGCCATTATGTGACCCAACGGAGTCAATTCCCCGTCGAATTCCCGCGGGTTCTCGTTTCGGTTGAACAGTGCGCCGATTTCTTTCAGTACTAATATAGTATTTCGTAAATTGCTCAGATTCGGTGGATccagagagagagcgaggatAGCCTTAGGTTCGCCCATGTTTAGCATCTTTGTCTTGAGAACTACCTTTGCAAGCGGAGCCCTAAGGAGTTCTGGAACAACGTCATCGCGCAGCACTTTCTGCAAAGcagaataatgtaatttacattAGATTGTTCCAGGCAGGTGTCGTGGAAAGTTGGAAAAATGATATACTTGCCTCATAAAATGCCTTTGGCACCATTCTGTATACTCTACTGTCCATCACGCGACCGGCGCGGCCGGCGCGTTGCTGGCAATTTGACTTGCTCGCCCAGCAAAGTTCGAGGTGCTGGTAATTGGTCTCGGAATTGACGACGAGAAGTTTTGTCATACAAAAGTCGATCACTAAACAGAAAGGTGacaagtaaataattttatcatcaatTATTCGtcaataaaaagagagaaatcaatCTAAATCTGACGTACCATACTTAGCATTAGGCACGGTGATGCTGCTCTCGGCGATATTGGTTGACAGTATGATACGCCGGAAACCTTTGGGTGGCTTTTTAAAAATCTTCTCTTGATCTTCAGTCGAGATTAGCgagtgtaaaataattatatcccATTTCGCATCCGCGTGTTTCTCCGACTGCATGGTACTGCGTAAGTCCTCGATTTCGTAAATTCCTGGCAGGAATATCAGCACAGCGGGCCTCTCGTCTTTGTCAACGTTGTCTATTTCAGTGGACGGCTTGTCGATACTATCAAAAACGTGCAAGACACGTATGCAAAATTCGCACATAGTTTTTGTGAGTCGTGGTTCTGGAGTTACGTCAGGTATCTATACaacattacaatatattttacatataattaacgttttgattaaaatcgtggaaagaagaaaatatatttgtacgaTTCATTATAATAACACTCCCGCTACacgcgttattattatataacatttaaaccGAATTTGCTACAAAACAATTACCAAATTacctttaatttattaatagtaatatctAGGAAAAATATATGTGAACGATATCCGACTTAAAAATGAGATTTGTTAATATGCAACCAGTAAAAGAAGCAAAGATAAtgagattttctttttaaatattgaaatattcattCAAATGTttaagatatacatatatatatacagggtgtcccgggttttaaccgacaaactgcgggagcatattctactagtggaaataagaaacaattcttatatcgagtttgcttagaaatgctttattacaaagttataaaccaatattgaaaagaaatatgagataagtaacaacggaacatagtgtagaatttggaaggtcgaagatgtttatattatgtgtattcacatgtattcatgttcactatgttgaaacgattcagtatgattgttactttcacaacagtagctgttagatttcaatcgtcgtgtcaactagcaattactatcagaatgccaaaagtgttttcaaatgaggaatacactgatattcatttcgtgtacggattctgtgacggaaatgcacgagctgccgtacgagagtatcaacgtagatttcctaacaggagagtaccagatagatttaaagcaacgaattactaattcagttactgagatgcaacaaaattttcaggaatgtcgtactgtaacaaattctgtactacgtcgatgtctagcttgtatcgatgtgcaaggacaacattttgaaatgcgtcactaaatcattgcgcacataatttttatttttgtgaaaaaatccgttgtcacttatctcatatttcttttcaatattggtttataactttgtaataaagcatttctaagcaaactcgatataagaattgtttcttatttccactagtagaatatgctcccgcagtttgtcggttaaaacccgggacaccctgtatatatattcactCACAGTTCCCAAATTTTCCATTTCGTCTATATAGTATATAGAAATGTTGTACGGGTTACTGCGTGGTATATCGATGACGGGTGCTGGTAGAAGCTTATTTTCCATGGGCGTAGAAAAATATTCGGCAAATTTGTCCACATCGATCGTCGCAGACATCAATACGACCTTAACCGTCGGGGAGTTGGTGCGTAGTAGCCTTTTGACTATGAGCAGTAGGAAATCCAAATCCTCGTCGCGTTCGTGTACCTCGTCCAGTATAACATGAGTATAATCCAACATGTGCTTCTTACTTACGAGTAGCTGCAAGAGCACGCCAGTCGTGCAATACGTTATGCGAGTGTCAGCACACGTGTTCTTGATCAAACCTATTTGGTATCCTACCAGTGTGCCAACAGGCCATTCTCTCTCGTGGCTTACACGTTTCGCGATGCTGAGGGCGGCGATACGCCTCGGCTGCGTAACTACAAAATAGATACATTCTCGTGCGTTATACTCGATGGCAGATCAGTCGGAAATTAAAGTACTTTGATACTTCGCAAACGCAGCTCGAACGTTTGAAGAACGTAATCTAAGTTTGATCGCAAAGAGTACCTATGATGTTACAGTGCTGCTTCTTCTGAAACTCGGCATCGAGAATAAATTGAGGCACCTGCGTCGTCTTGCCACAACCTGTGGAACCGCGAATGACGACAACCGAATTGCTCGCGATCATAGACACGATCTTGTCCTTCACTTCAAGAATAGGTAAATTAATCTTGGGCCGATAGGCAAAGTTGTACGTTTGGTAAATATGATCAGTATTGGTCTGAAACACTTTGTCTTCCGTAGCTGCAGTAACTTCCGACATATTGTCCACAACGTCACACTTGTTGAAGATCATATTGTTCATCAACTGTAAGAAATGATAAACAAATGTGGTAATGATGATAAAGTACAACTGTGAAGAGActgcaatattattacatgtcATGTATTACTTTCAAATAGTCTtcatcttccttttttttatactgTTCGACATACTCGGTTCCCATTTTACACTTGCTATTGTCATGAACATTTGATGCATTATCTAACTGAGATGTATTGGGTATTCGTCTCCGAGTTGTAGCAGGTGGCATTTCTATGACAAAGTTCTTATCTGAATGTAGCATCTTTAGAATTTCATCCACCATGTCATCATTGTCCATTGTGACAAACCACTGATCTGTTTGACGTTACATTGTCATTGAAAATACACATCAAATTATGGATTATAATTCTACAATgctacaattttataaattttgtgaaatttcaGATCACAATCAGAAATTAGCTACTcattttcatcaatttcaTGTCTCGTAATCActtaaataattctaaaaacAAGTTGTAGAAAAATTCTACAAATTTCTCATTAAGAGACGAAGGAAATCCTGTCATTTTCTACGACAAGATCATTCATCTGCTAATATGATTACAACAATCACACATAAAAAGCTATTAATAAGGAAATAATACTTGATAGACGTTATAATATAACCTCTTAAAGACTTACGCGTTTGTACAGAAGCAGATCGAGATGTATCACAAATAGATATGTGTATTATCGTTCCAAAACGATGTAAATCATCAAAAAGATGTACAGTGATCGAAAACAAAACCGATTAAGTCACAATAACAACACAAACTTCTAATCAGATACAATCATGCCGGCAACCGTGCACATAGTACAGGATTTGCGCGAGACTATTGAAAAAGATGCATATCCGTGCGGAACATTTTTGCACGCGCGTGAGCAACATTTTCTACTAAcgtaaatattttgaattttatttctacgttaaataaattctacattaaaaatctttcatttttttaaattttttctatgTTTATTTCCTGTAATTCCTGCACTTACTTAGTTTCGCGCTTTTTCTCGTGAAGTTCAAGGTTCGACTTCCGTCGTTCCTTCTGGATCTCTCCTATTGTTTTCAAACGGCgggatatatatttcaaatggCTGATTCCGTAATTCCAACCTGCCCCGATCCAACCTCTTTTCGTGAGCCTTCCATTAATTGCCGCGAAGAAATTCGCGCTATTCGCAGTGAATCCTCAATTTGCTGTGAAGTTCGTCGTGTCGCACGGATCGTGTTTGACGCTTCGAGAATCGTGACGTCACGAGTCGATAGATTTCGAACGGCCGAAGTCACGGCATATCAGTTACGGAATCGCGCTGCAACGTATGGACCGCATGCAATTTCGTTCCGCGTTTTTCGCGATTGCCTGCGTCCAAAAGTGAATCCCACGCGGAGAATTGCGTCGTGAGAAGCGTATTCCATCGAGCATACGTTATATATGCACTAAatatgtcatatatatatatacaattattattattatcgtgatCGTACCGTGATAACTGATAGCAACGCAAAGCCGCCGGTGTTGCACCCGTGAGCTGCACGAGTTCGCCATATCGAAAGTTTCGATACTTCGAGTATCGCAACCTGCTGCTTCGATAGATTTCGAATGGCGGTCAGTTATGGAATCGCACCGCCGCGGAAGCCGGAGCCGCACGAGATTTCTCACGATCGCTCGCGTCGAAAGGTGAATCCGCGCGTGCGAAAATCTGCCGCGATCGAGTGTCTTGTAATAAGTGTGTCTCTTATTTAAGTGCGTGCGTCGTAGTGTGTCAAGTATCGCGTGCAATCGCTGTTATGCCAGTGTCGTGATTTCGGATTTCGGCGATTCTCTCTTGTGTGcctgtatgtgtgcgtgtggaGATCGACTCAGCTGGAGCTTATCTTCTCGTCGGAGTATCGAGAATGCGACGATGACGGATCGTCGCCAGGTATGCACATGTCCGTACTATATTTGTAGTCGCGTTCCGTAGCATAACCGTATCTCGCACGTGCGATGTTTAAATGGCGACGAGCAGACGACTATAcggccgccattttctcattaaTCAGCGTTTTAGCGCGCATATTAAAAATCGAATCTTGATTGGGAAGCAACACAACTGTCCTTCCGCCTTAAAACGCTCGCGgatttatatgattatttatcattaaagatAGATATTAAAAGTAGATCGTAAGTAGATTgcgcaaaatgaaaaatataaataaataaataatatttttttataaaattggtCCTTCCGGTCTGCAGTTTTCATATTTCTCATACAGAGAGAGTGAGACTTATAATCAAAACTGTAGAATACATGTGcgtattatttgaaatgctcaCGTCCTCTGACGGACCTCGAGGCCATTTGGCAGATTCCACATAGTCACCGGCATTGAATTCGATTTGCGGCATTATCCGCGGAAATaatccgctcgctcgcctcgTGCAGCGTATTTCCCGCTATTGTTTAATCGAGATCTCTATTTGCGGA
Coding sequences within:
- the LOC105288211 gene encoding probable ATP-dependent RNA helicase spindle-E isoform X1, with protein sequence MDNDDMVDEILKMLHSDKNFVIEMPPATTRRRIPNTSQLDNASNVHDNSKCKMGTEYVEQYKKKEDEDYLKLMNNMIFNKCDVVDNMSEVTAATEDKVFQTNTDHIYQTYNFAYRPKINLPILEVKDKIVSMIASNSVVVIRGSTGCGKTTQVPQFILDAEFQKKQHCNIIVTQPRRIAALSIAKRVSHEREWPVGTLVGYQIGLIKNTCADTRITYCTTGVLLQLLVSKKHMLDYTHVILDEVHERDEDLDFLLLIVKRLLRTNSPTVKVVLMSATIDVDKFAEYFSTPMENKLLPAPVIDIPRSNPYNISIYYIDEMENLGTIPDVTPEPRLTKTMCEFCIRVLHVFDSIDKPSTEIDNVDKDERPAVLIFLPGIYEIEDLRSTMQSEKHADAKWDIIILHSLISTEDQEKIFKKPPKGFRRIILSTNIAESSITVPNAKYVIDFCMTKLLVVNSETNYQHLELCWASKSNCQQRAGRAGRVMDSRVYRMVPKAFYEKVLRDDVVPELLRAPLAKVVLKTKMLNMGEPKAILALSLDPPNLSNLRNTILVLKEIGALFNRNENPREFDGELTPLGHIMASLPLDIHMSKLIVLGHLFGVLQDAIIIAASMSVREIFNIGFYESESIYQQKLYWAANSDSDSIACLNAFKVWRNEKASRRINSHQQEKEWSRRKNLRVKSLREIDVLIREITYKLNHFGIRENIDANKHTWESLQVTRTFVLKVVIAGAFYPNYFVKFPHNPEQRKKDVEKVLCLRNPMNTIILRGWPVNQPGSLYARKFQEIFGRHLNIKNYKEHLTVSFDQSSRVYIEYENKNSPPDDSFFVRSCIKMRQCGVPIVIDLMNETEAIHRVKELGLEKNDGNIYCQVPPSPGEPPERRYMYDKKPYPELPDHRDYRTKLYLQGPFSPVEMQLIHPVTGSSQAIIIDNMSVNSVLLETSVGKRGGLLVAQIINQSPETKRLTLRNTTLLPDTPGLASLIALIFTPYMELRRNVLGTSYAGAYCGLGYNYSTGESIFKEHDLEVLFDVEITMDDLRMINKLRHWINVAMNFEYGSMNEHDENTANLIVNCQNQIKGAFKEVIYKTRKPQESVLISNFDKWNLYDESLFLEPARETSAKSKVYGLHKALELNEENKELEEIVNHVLELEILAHSDPYEMSIKAVYCKLCLTEVSGIINLRIHLCSKEHQTKMQMIDTVGDFGEDLQNIIAKMRL
- the LOC105288211 gene encoding probable ATP-dependent RNA helicase spindle-E isoform X2, giving the protein MPPATTRRRIPNTSQLDNASNVHDNSKCKMGTEYVEQYKKKEDEDYLKLMNNMIFNKCDVVDNMSEVTAATEDKVFQTNTDHIYQTYNFAYRPKINLPILEVKDKIVSMIASNSVVVIRGSTGCGKTTQVPQFILDAEFQKKQHCNIIVTQPRRIAALSIAKRVSHEREWPVGTLVGYQIGLIKNTCADTRITYCTTGVLLQLLVSKKHMLDYTHVILDEVHERDEDLDFLLLIVKRLLRTNSPTVKVVLMSATIDVDKFAEYFSTPMENKLLPAPVIDIPRSNPYNISIYYIDEMENLGTIPDVTPEPRLTKTMCEFCIRVLHVFDSIDKPSTEIDNVDKDERPAVLIFLPGIYEIEDLRSTMQSEKHADAKWDIIILHSLISTEDQEKIFKKPPKGFRRIILSTNIAESSITVPNAKYVIDFCMTKLLVVNSETNYQHLELCWASKSNCQQRAGRAGRVMDSRVYRMVPKAFYEKVLRDDVVPELLRAPLAKVVLKTKMLNMGEPKAILALSLDPPNLSNLRNTILVLKEIGALFNRNENPREFDGELTPLGHIMASLPLDIHMSKLIVLGHLFGVLQDAIIIAASMSVREIFNIGFYESESIYQQKLYWAANSDSDSIACLNAFKVWRNEKASRRINSHQQEKEWSRRKNLRVKSLREIDVLIREITYKLNHFGIRENIDANKHTWESLQVTRTFVLKVVIAGAFYPNYFVKFPHNPEQRKKDVEKVLCLRNPMNTIILRGWPVNQPGSLYARKFQEIFGRHLNIKNYKEHLTVSFDQSSRVYIEYENKNSPPDDSFFVRSCIKMRQCGVPIVIDLMNETEAIHRVKELGLEKNDGNIYCQVPPSPGEPPERRYMYDKKPYPELPDHRDYRTKLYLQGPFSPVEMQLIHPVTGSSQAIIIDNMSVNSVLLETSVGKRGGLLVAQIINQSPETKRLTLRNTTLLPDTPGLASLIALIFTPYMELRRNVLGTSYAGAYCGLGYNYSTGESIFKEHDLEVLFDVEITMDDLRMINKLRHWINVAMNFEYGSMNEHDENTANLIVNCQNQIKGAFKEVIYKTRKPQESVLISNFDKWNLYDESLFLEPARETSAKSKVYGLHKALELNEENKELEEIVNHVLELEILAHSDPYEMSIKAVYCKLCLTEVSGIINLRIHLCSKEHQTKMQMIDTVGDFGEDLQNIIAKMRL